Proteins encoded in a region of the Streptomyces sp. NBC_00310 genome:
- a CDS encoding DUF2637 domain-containing protein yields MRLTDISLNWLLPGAVLLLGMLAAVAVLARGKRSGEHAKTEDSWERSEERRRRKEALYATASYILLFCCAAVAAALSFRGLVGFGEQNLGLSNGWQYLVPFGLDGAAMFCSVLAVREASHGDAALGSRILVWTFAGAAAWFNWVHAPRGLGHDGAPQFFAGMSMSAAVLFDRALKQTRRAALREQGLVPRPLPQIRIVRWLRAPRETYKAWSLMLLEGVRSLDEAVDEVREDKRIKEENRTRKREQERLERAHLKAISRGHRGLPGRGGGGGGGRQVDTTVERVPAAQVASEPAISTPDQLPVRSRPSLQPVRNGSDKSITVDLTAEDDTMALPRLDSLERKLKDLEQQFG; encoded by the coding sequence ATGAGATTGACCGACATATCGCTGAACTGGCTGCTTCCGGGCGCCGTACTGCTCCTGGGCATGCTGGCGGCGGTTGCGGTGCTCGCGCGCGGCAAGCGCTCCGGGGAGCACGCGAAGACCGAGGATTCATGGGAACGCAGTGAGGAGCGCCGCAGGCGCAAGGAGGCCCTCTACGCCACGGCCTCCTACATCCTCCTCTTCTGCTGTGCCGCGGTCGCAGCCGCGCTCTCCTTCCGCGGCCTGGTCGGCTTCGGCGAGCAGAACCTTGGCCTCAGCAACGGGTGGCAGTACCTGGTTCCGTTCGGCCTGGACGGCGCCGCCATGTTCTGCTCGGTGCTCGCGGTGCGCGAGGCCAGCCACGGTGACGCGGCCCTCGGATCCCGCATACTCGTTTGGACGTTCGCCGGTGCGGCGGCCTGGTTCAACTGGGTGCACGCGCCCAGGGGCCTCGGCCACGACGGTGCCCCGCAGTTCTTCGCCGGCATGTCCATGTCCGCCGCGGTGCTCTTCGACCGCGCGCTGAAGCAGACCCGCCGGGCCGCACTGCGCGAGCAGGGCCTGGTGCCGCGTCCGCTGCCGCAGATCCGTATCGTCCGCTGGCTGCGGGCCCCGCGTGAGACGTACAAGGCCTGGTCGCTGATGCTCCTGGAGGGTGTGCGCAGCCTGGACGAGGCCGTGGACGAGGTGCGCGAGGACAAGCGGATCAAGGAAGAGAACCGGACGCGCAAGCGGGAGCAGGAACGCCTGGAGCGCGCCCACCTCAAGGCCATCAGCCGGGGCCACCGGGGTCTGCCCGGTCGTGGCGGCGGTGGCGGTGGCGGACGCCAGGTGGACACCACCGTGGAGCGCGTGCCCGCGGCTCAGGTCGCCTCGGAGCCTGCCATATCGACGCCGGATCAACTGCCCGTACGTTCGCGTCCCTCCCTGCAGCCCGTGCGCAACGGTTCTGACAAGTCGATCACCGTCGACCTCACCGCGGAGGACGACACGATGGCCCTGCCGCGGCTCGACTCCCTGGAGCGCAAGCTCAAGGACCTGGAGCAGCAGTTCGGCTGA
- a CDS encoding ATP-binding protein — translation MKRQARGGGPVAIGASSGEAVEEAAGDAEDKAGAGQLRRRLGRADLRAVPEARRALRELLRQWGRPGRSEIAELLTSELVTNAIIHTDHDAVLTATVSPRGLHVEVRDFVGRRPKPRMSNADDATHGRGLLLVQSLADAWGVQAHGVGKAVWFDLDGGLTR, via the coding sequence ATGAAGAGGCAGGCGCGAGGGGGCGGTCCCGTGGCGATCGGGGCCTCCTCGGGAGAGGCCGTGGAGGAAGCGGCCGGCGATGCGGAGGACAAGGCCGGTGCCGGACAGCTCCGGCGCAGACTCGGGCGGGCGGACCTGAGGGCGGTGCCCGAGGCCCGCAGGGCTCTGCGGGAGCTGTTGCGGCAATGGGGGCGGCCGGGAAGATCGGAGATAGCGGAACTGCTGACGAGCGAACTGGTCACCAACGCGATCATCCACACCGACCACGACGCGGTACTGACCGCCACGGTCTCACCGCGCGGACTCCATGTGGAGGTACGGGACTTCGTGGGGCGCAGACCCAAGCCGAGGATGTCGAACGCCGACGACGCCACCCACGGACGCGGTCTCCTTCTCGTCCAGTCCCTCGCCGACGCCTGGGGGGTCCAGGCGCACGGGGTGGGCAAGGCGGTGTGGTTCGACCTCGACGGCGGGTTGACGCGGTAA
- a CDS encoding (2Fe-2S)-binding protein — protein sequence MPHSAPAPAPTSRTSPVTAAYARLTEVLPMVSVTELAPTDPLPTGEGWVSAAGLAAAGAELDAFLAWDEAQILRDYGRQGRPDVVAAFGLHRYSWYACLLFTVPWFLQRRVPRFPARHVAFQREQSRLAVRGETFSCLPGDPASAEPGARVVPDEEALRAELRTAFAEHIEPVLGGFGPRMRRRGRALWGMATDEVVEGIWYVAELLGPDEQERCRRELELLLPGATRPYVGAAGFRELTGPGGESLSTRDRASCCMFYTVAPDDTCASCPRTCEADRITKLTAALTS from the coding sequence ATGCCCCACTCAGCACCGGCACCGGCCCCCACGTCCCGCACGTCGCCCGTGACGGCCGCGTACGCGCGCCTGACCGAGGTCCTGCCGATGGTGAGCGTGACAGAACTCGCTCCCACGGATCCACTGCCCACAGGTGAGGGGTGGGTCTCCGCCGCCGGGCTCGCGGCGGCCGGAGCCGAGCTCGACGCGTTCCTCGCGTGGGACGAGGCCCAGATACTGCGGGACTACGGCCGACAGGGCCGCCCGGACGTGGTGGCGGCCTTCGGGCTGCACCGCTACTCCTGGTATGCCTGTCTGCTCTTCACGGTCCCCTGGTTCCTGCAGCGCCGGGTGCCGCGTTTCCCGGCCCGGCATGTGGCGTTCCAGCGTGAGCAGAGCCGGCTGGCCGTGCGTGGCGAAACGTTCAGCTGCCTGCCGGGCGATCCGGCGTCCGCCGAGCCGGGCGCCCGGGTGGTCCCGGACGAGGAGGCACTGCGGGCCGAGCTGCGGACGGCGTTCGCCGAGCACATAGAACCGGTGCTCGGCGGCTTCGGCCCGCGGATGCGGCGGCGCGGACGCGCGCTGTGGGGCATGGCGACCGACGAGGTCGTCGAGGGGATCTGGTACGTCGCCGAACTCCTGGGCCCCGACGAACAGGAGCGCTGCCGTCGCGAGCTGGAGCTGCTCCTGCCCGGCGCGACCCGGCCCTACGTGGGCGCCGCGGGCTTCCGCGAACTGACCGGCCCCGGCGGCGAGTCGCTGTCCACCAGGGACCGGGCGAGCTGCTGCATGTTCTACACAGTGGCCCCGGACGACACCTGCGCCTCCTGCCCGCGCACCTGCGAGGCGGACCGGATCACGAAACTCACTGCCGCCCTCACCAGTTGA